Proteins encoded together in one Lycium ferocissimum isolate CSIRO_LF1 unplaced genomic scaffold, AGI_CSIRO_Lferr_CH_V1 ctg416, whole genome shotgun sequence window:
- the LOC132044309 gene encoding LOW QUALITY PROTEIN: trans-cinnamate:CoA ligase, peroxisomal-like (The sequence of the model RefSeq protein was modified relative to this genomic sequence to represent the inferred CDS: inserted 2 bases in 2 codons), with translation MDKLPKCGANYVALTPLTFLNRASNSYAKRTSIIYANVRFTWRQTYERCCRLASSLRSLNIVKNDVVSVLAPNVPAMLEMHFAVPMAGAVLNAINTRLDPRNVALILKHSEAKIFFVDYEYVDKAKKAIEILMADFQMPMPLIVVIDDLDSPTGIRXRELEYEQLVYQGNPEYAPESIDDEWDPITLSYTSGTTSEPKGVVYSHRGAFLSTLSLILGWEMGTEPVYLWSLPMFHCNGWTFTWGIAARGGTNVCIRNTTAHEIYSNIALHKVTHMCAAPIVLNIILEAKPHEQRQLTNPVQILVGGSPPPAPLLEKIERLGFHVVHAYGLTEATGPALVCEWQSKWNKLPWEDQAKLKARQGLGILTLADVDVKNFKTMESVPRDGKTTGEICLRGSSIMKGYLKNEKANSEVFKNGWFFTGDMGVIHPDGYLEIKDRCKDVIISGGENISSVEVESAIMKHPYVVEASVVAMPHPRWGESPCAFVILRNNSTVKESDIIAHCRKNLPGFMVPKKVQFVEELPKTGTGKVQKXSLRAVAKIKENANQTSKKSSQVNREKPRVYDQSHEQIHAMSRL, from the exons ATGGACAAATTACCTAAATGTGGAGCTAATTATGTGGCTCTTACTCCTCTCACCTTCTTAAACAGAGCCTCCAATTCTTATGCCAAACGCACCTCTATTATTTATGCCAATGTCCGCTTCACTTGGCGCCAAACCTACGAACGTTGTTGTCGCCTCGCTTCCTCCCTCAGATCCTTAAACATTGTCAAGAACGACGTG GTCTCGGTCCTGGCACCAAATGTACCAGCCATGCTAGAAATGCATTTTGCTGTGCCAATGGCAGGAGCTGTGTTGAACGCCATCAACACAAGGCTGGACCCAAGAAATGTTGCCCTTATTCTCAAGCACTCGGAAGCCAAGATCTTTTTTGTCGACTATGAATACGTCGATAAAGCTAAAAAGGCCATTGAAATACTAATGGCAGACTTTCAAATGCCAATGCCTCTCATTGTTGTCATTGATGACCTCGACTCCCCTACTGGAATTC TTCGGGAGCTCGAATACGAGCAATTGGTGTACCAAGGCAACCCTGAATATGCCCCTGAAAGTATTGATGATGAATGGGATCCAATTACTTTGAGCTATACATCAGGTACAACTTCAGAGCCAAAGGGAGTTGTGTACAGCCACAGAGGTGCTTTTTTAAGCActttgagtttgattttgggTTGGGAAATGGGCACTGAGCCTGTGTACTTATGGTCCCTCCCAATGTTTCACTGCAATGGATGGACTTTCACATGGGGAATAGCTGCAAGGGGTGGGACCAATGTTTGCATCCGCAATACTACAGCCCATGAAATCTATTCCAACATAGCGTTACACAAGGTAACGCATATGTGCGCTGCCCCTATTGTTCTCAACATAATCCTTGAGGCCAAGCCACACGAGCAGCGCCAGCTAACAAACCCAGTTCAAATACTAGTGGGGGGTTCACCCCCACCAGCACCACTTCTCGAGAAAATCGAGAGGCTGGGGTTCCACGTGGTCCACGCCTATGGGCTCACCGAGGCCACTGGACCAGCCCTGGTGTGCGAGTGGCAATCTAAGTGGAACAAATTACCCTGGGAAGATCAAGCTAAGTTAAAAGCAAGACAAGGCCTGGGCATACTAACACTTGCTGATGTTGATGTGAAGAACTTCAAGACTATGGAAAGCGTGCCTCGTGACGGGAAAACAACAGGGGAGATATGCCTGAGGGGAAGCAGTATCATGAAAGGGTACTTAAAGAATGAAAAGGCGAATTCAGAAGTATTCAAGAATGGTTGGTTTTTCACAGGAGACATGGGAGTGATTCACCCAGATGGGTATTTGGAAATCAAAGACAGATGCAAAGATGTGATCATTTCAGGTGGAGAGAACATAAGCAGCGTGGAAGTAGAAAGTGCGATCATGAAACATCCATATGTAGTAGAGGCCTCTGTTGTGGCCATGCCACATCCTAGGTGGGGTGAAAGTCCATGTGCCTTTGTTATCTTGAGGAACAACTCCACGGTTAAAGAATCAGACATCATAGCACATTGTCGGAAGAACTTACCGGGATTCATGGTACCAAAGAAGGTTCAATTTGTGGAAGAGTTGCCCAAAACTGGAACAGGGAAAGTGCAGA AATCTTTGAGAGCAGTTGCAAAGATAAAGGAAAATGCAAATCAAACAAGTAAGAAATCAAGCCAAGTCAACAGGGAAAAGCCTCGGGTTTACGATCAAAGTCATGAGCAGATTCATGCTATGTCTCGTCTTTAG